In the Pontibacillus yanchengensis genome, one interval contains:
- a CDS encoding histidine kinase dimerization/phospho-acceptor domain-containing protein, producing the protein MTQTILDKKSTWIKIGLIAAGITMPLWLGADEVGLTFLIEQLETNPSGDTLMMTAFLLVMLNTVRALPHYLGALLLGDELGYRLQRPWLKIIVPIVIIPLVYAIINVYNPLDYYFGGPALLLVTSIVVLQRIAKGRLRPIIKSFVFSQLLFGIQWLDTVIFLTPFSFGGGPISTKVKDIAVSLGFETTLSFYSLVLCSIFVGNAIVLAIYLTVSEQKWTMSQDLNIARGEMIESRSGREAMHLVHDLKTPLALIEGLNSLIQMKTTDKEIHDYTEKISDSIQSTSNMVSEILYDERKNWCTLVYYY; encoded by the coding sequence GATGAAGTAGGACTCACTTTTCTCATCGAACAACTAGAAACAAACCCTTCCGGAGACACGTTAATGATGACAGCTTTTTTACTCGTCATGCTGAATACCGTACGAGCTCTACCACATTATCTCGGAGCTTTATTACTAGGGGATGAGCTTGGTTATCGATTACAAAGACCATGGTTAAAAATCATCGTCCCTATTGTCATCATTCCATTGGTATATGCAATTATTAACGTTTACAATCCACTGGATTATTACTTTGGAGGACCAGCTCTCTTATTAGTCACCTCTATCGTTGTGTTGCAACGTATCGCAAAAGGCCGTTTGCGTCCCATCATAAAGTCGTTTGTATTTTCCCAGTTATTGTTTGGCATACAATGGTTAGATACCGTTATCTTCCTTACCCCTTTTAGCTTTGGAGGAGGTCCAATATCTACGAAAGTGAAAGATATAGCCGTATCATTAGGGTTTGAAACGACTTTGTCCTTCTACAGCCTGGTTTTATGTAGTATTTTTGTTGGGAATGCCATCGTTTTGGCTATTTATTTAACCGTTTCCGAACAAAAATGGACCATGAGCCAAGATTTAAATATTGCTAGAGGTGAAATGATCGAATCACGTTCTGGACGGGAAGCAATGCACTTGGTTCATGATTTAAAAACACCTCTTGCCTTAATAGAAGGGCTAAATTCGTTGATTCAAATGAAAACAACAGACAAAGAAATTCATGATTATACCGAGAAAATCTCCGATTCTATTCAGTCCACCAGCAACATGGTGTCTGAGATCCTTTATGATGAGCGAAAGAATTGGTGCACCCTCGTATATTATTATTAG